The DNA sequence CGTAATGGCCATTTTCAATTTATATATGCATAAGCCACCCGGGCCAGGTACAGCCCTTCGGCCGGAACCGATTCGCCGGCAGCTGCCCGGTTTCCCTTCTCCAATATCTGCTGAAGATCATCCAGGCTGATCTTTTGCCGTCCCAGGTCCAGCAGCGTCCCGACGATGGCACGTACCATATTTCTCAGGAACCGGTCCGCGCTGATATGAAATATCACCCTGCCGGGGGAAACTTCCTCCCAGCGGGCCTCGCTAAGCCTGCATAAGGTCGTTTTCGAACCCGCATGGCTTTTACAGAAGCTGGCAAAATCAGTATGCTGCTGCATTAATTCCGCCCCAGAGTTCATCCGCTCCAGGTCGAAATCTTTCCGGCTTTTCCAGCTAAGCCCCTGAAGAAAAGGATCCTTTGTAAAATGCATATGATACTGGTAGGAACGTAAAACCGCGTCAAATCGTGCATGAGCTTCGTCATGTACTTTAATAAAGCGCCGGAGGGCAATATCAAAAGGCAACAACGCATTTACGCCGGCAAGTGTTTTTTCTTCCGGGAACTCCCCTGCCACATCAAAATGCGCAAACTGCTGCAAAGCATGTACGCCTGCATCAGTGCGCCCGCTCCCGGTAGTGGCAATGTCCTGCCGCAAAACCTGCGAAAGCGCCGCGTTCAACACTTCCTGCACCGTCAGGGCATTCGGCTGTACCTGCCAGCCGCTGTAATTTGTCCCCTTGTAAGAAAGTTCAACGAAATACCTGGGCACCGTGGTTTTTTGTCAAAAATACATGAAAAAAACCCTTTTTTTAAACATCCGGAAGACAAAACCTGCAAAAACTTACAAAATGCACAGACTTTACTGCAGGGCTACACCATCCAGCAGAACTTCGAAATTGTCAAACCAGGCCATTCCGTAGCCGGTCATCTTACAGCCGAATGATATGTAAGCGGTTTCAGGGTGTATGGGGAGTGAGATGGTGTATTTGGTCCACTCCGAATCGCCAGCAGGGCTTTCGGCGTCCGAATTAACACCCTGGATGATCCGGCCGGTTCCCTTGAGTTCCATCCAGACCGAAGCAGTCCCGCTCTCAAGATCCATCGTTTTTATGTAGGCTGAAACGGCAATGGTGTCATGGCCTTCCAGGTCCCTTTTTCCGATGCCGGTATTCATTAGCCCGGCGCCGGGCTTTTCACCGAGCGTCGCCTTTTTAGCCGGGTCCAGGCCGATAGCAATGGCGCACTTGCCTTCCTTTACCGCATCCACACTCAACTGGAAGCCATATGTATTATTCGCATTCTGAGGGGTCCAGCTTACCAGGTTGGTACGGGAATCCAGGTATTCGAAGCCATAATTCCGGATCATTTTCTGCGCTGAAATACCGGAAGAAAGGGTTAAGCAGCCTCCCAGGCATAGAAAGAGTAGTGATTTATTCATCGATCATACGTTTTGGTTCCACTAATGATTAGTTCCTCTCATAAAACTGAAGCCGAGACCGCAGACAGCGGATATGGGAATGGCAACCGCAATACCTGCCCATGAATATGGCTCTCCATCTATCCAGGGGGCAAGCAAGCCATGAGTCAGAAAGGCAAAAGCGCCTGCCAGCAGCCCCGTCCGCAACCATCTTTCTTCTCCGAAAGGATCCTTCCGTTGTTTCAACTGAAGGTCTTTGAAGCGACCGGGCTGTATCTGCATCCATCGTTCTTTCAGGGGATTTTCAAACCAATCCCACAGGGGAAAAGTGAGCGTCAGGACAATGAGGGATGAAAAACTCATCAAACAGGGAATGACCTTTCCGCAGTGACTGCAGTAAAGGCCAAACCAGTTTTTAAATGAGGTATCAAATTGCCGGGACCAGGTCCGGGCGTCATGTAGTTTTCCACAGTGTACGCAAGGAACAATCGTTCTTTCGGTT is a window from the Anseongella ginsenosidimutans genome containing:
- the truA gene encoding tRNA pseudouridine(38-40) synthase TruA — its product is MPRYFVELSYKGTNYSGWQVQPNALTVQEVLNAALSQVLRQDIATTGSGRTDAGVHALQQFAHFDVAGEFPEEKTLAGVNALLPFDIALRRFIKVHDEAHARFDAVLRSYQYHMHFTKDPFLQGLSWKSRKDFDLERMNSGAELMQQHTDFASFCKSHAGSKTTLCRLSEARWEEVSPGRVIFHISADRFLRNMVRAIVGTLLDLGRQKISLDDLQQILEKGNRAAAGESVPAEGLYLARVAYAYIN